The Pieris rapae chromosome 19, ilPieRapa1.1, whole genome shotgun sequence DNA segment GaagttaaaaaacaattcCATTTATCatttgcctttaaaaattcttagGTTCATTCTTTAAATTGGCTTATAGATTTATCTACGATTTAACAACCTTTGTAGATTCTATAGATCACATATGACCTACTAACTATGGTATGGCCAAATGACTAGGCCTgatgtaattgtatttttttaccaaaaccCTCACTGATTGTAATCATTATTTCTTTCATCAAATGTAAGCCCTTCCACCTGATGGTTTAATGGaagtaaaaattcaattttcctgtttaaactgaaataaatacattttctttgtgATCCTGTAGCTCCCTCGGGAATGCAGATAAGTAATTCAATATACGTTCAACGCCTTGCTatctgaaaattttatttcaatgcaAAGGAACTCAGATACCTTTAAATATAACTCGTATTTTCggcttaaattataacattatacatTCCTTACGAGATTTAATGAACCATTTGTTAAGTACgacaacatttaatttaaacataataacaataaaaacacattAGGAATCATAGTATATctctatttacataaatacacattaaGCGTAGaattatcttatataaatttcacatACATTTAGGAAATAAAGCCAcgaattttcttaaaaaccaCAACATTATGcactgtaataaatatatgttaatacaCTGATTGACGctcatacttttatatattgataatcttatatctttctAACATACTTACAGGCgaccaataaattatatctaatggtatattattaatatacgaaACAATGTCAGAATAACGATTGATTAAGAAAGTAAAGGcagagaaaattatttttagttagatTGGGATGTTATGATAAgtctatacaaaaaaatctggCTTTGAATATGACGGTTATTAAgaagcataaataaaaaatgcgtTGGCGCGGAGGCAAATTTAATACCTACATGTTAAACGGAATCTTGTGActgataaaattatgtacactGTAGCAAGTTTAAAATGTgtcttaaaatgatttttatcatACTAGCCGACACAATTTGAAACACTATAGAGTAAAAAGTAAACATTCATATGTAGAacagaaattacaaaaaaagtaggaaaacacaatttttactCTGTTGAAGGcgacattaaattataattaattaacatttacacaCAACTATAGTTTACAGTGTAAGCTTgctaaaacatattatttggcaacgatttaatacataattgcaccattttatgtgtttataataaaaaaatcaataggAAGAATCACTGAATACATAACGGATTACACGCCGTTAAACGAGTTCGTTAATCGTAATTGAAGCTTTAAGACACACGCCACGCCTGTGACGTCACGGGACGTTGCCTCTGCAATCAATATTCACATCCTAAGCCAACAACTCTTGTTGACACTACCCTTTCTGGGTATTTCACCTTTTCTttacagaataaataaaaaatagattcgTTTGTAAAATGGCGTGATAAAATATCATGAAAGGTATAGTCACATATTATTTACGTTGATATTTCATGCTTCACTGGTCTTGGCTGTAAATGATTGTTAGATATATtggttaaagttttatttgtagaaTGTATGTAGTAAAAGACATAgtcaataaatgatttttacgaCAATTATTCTAAACCTAAAAACACTTTACAACTAAgcaatatattacaattataaaattaagattaagtTTACATGTGAAGAACTCTCCATATTAGAATTCGTGAGAAGattgtatacatttatataaatacacagtAGGTTTCTAAATTGACTTTTGTACAGGTATCTCCAAAAATATGAGATCCGAAATATGATAACATTCAATGTGACCTGAGCTCAAATTATTCCAACAATAAGAATAACAAACGTCAATTAACAAGTACCTGTAAAAACAACCTTTACTAATTGCAGTAACGtgatactaataaataaaattattgctgtaaaaaagttgtattcaGTTTTTGGaccaaaaagtaatttatcttCTGTCTGTAAGTACAATCTGAGCTCAGGAAATGTCAAATCCCAGAGGGTTCACGTTGAGTTGGAGGCTTTCGCGGCTTTCTCGTAGCCATCTACGAGCGTCTGCAGGATAAACTTTatcgttattttatatatgttctCTACGTTTGGCGTATAGCGATCACCCAGAGTTGACTCTACTGCGGCTAGAAATGGCGCCTCTATTTTctgcaaataattaataagtactatttatatattttattatattatagtataaataagCGGGTTAGTGAATTCGTcagttaaattaaactatttttcatttgatgtaagttatatattactaattataaataattaatattacttagttgcggatataatataattgctaGTATGACACTAGTCATACtagcaattatattatatcttctAAATAGACAAAAGCAATTCAAAGAAAAACTACTATTCTGAAACAATTTGGTCAAGGGAATGATTACATCACTTTCACAATTCTCTTAAGGATACAAATAAATGATGACTTGTACGTGAGAGTTTTATAGAAGTATCTCAATCTACACTTAACTAGAACGGAGAtgacgttatttatttatatatttgccttcttaactttatttattctagCTTAGTACAACTTAAGTTGCAAGGaacaattttaatcataatctacggtttttttatttggttgaAATAGGAAACATCGTTTGGGGATTCGGCGAATAGTTTAGCCTTTTCGTTTTTCAACAGTACAATTTCGTAATTTAGGTATTGTATTGTACTGTTATGTCgtgtaatttaaatgataaattgtGGTTTTCAAGCTAACGTACTCAATAGAAAATTGCTATGTAGCGGTTAAATGGGCCAAttgtcacaaaataaataatcttaaaaaatagtCCTCACAATCTCATGCGATTGTTGTTTAGCTATGACTTGTGACATTCAGTTTATTATTGACTCAGGGAATGGAGAGGTATTTTCTCGATTTTATTAAGGGCTTCAGCTCGGATCAACGAGCAATAAGTTACGGTATTCTTTTGTCAATAGTGTTGGTCTACGTGAGAGCACGTTTCATAATATCACAAGGTTAATATTTTCGGATGGAATGTGTTCTTTTCTCTcctaatatatctttatttttatgtatctatAGAACTATTAAATGTGGTAAAAGCGAGGAAATATATACGAATTTGAAAATTCTAATGCTGTATTTCAAAGGATTTTAGAGcgattatgtattttataactcctaaaaatatacataaaatttagtaaCTATTGATAATTCGATTTGAGcgataatattttctatagcaTAGATAGTAGTATCAATATTGGTTaagaggttttttttaataaaattggaagctcacctaatgttgagtgcccatgggcactctcaaTGCAAGATTTGCGAGTGCTTTACCACATCTTTTACGAATTCTTATGCTCAAGGAAGGACCCCAAGTCTAATGGGTTAGGAAATACTCTACACAGTGGTGGCAGATACTGTCTTATATaatgctcagttgtggaacgattgacgtatttatttaatcaaacaaCAACTATTGTTGTACCGAGTCTATTTCACAATTCACATAGCAATGTGTTAAGCAACAGTTGCGATACCACTTACCCAAAAATATTCTACTTTGAACCCAGGTATCCGTCTATGGCTGGCGCCAATCTGGTGGATAAATTGAAAGAAATTGTCCAAATCGTCCAATCCCTTAATGCCCTCATCCAACGTGTTCATAACATTATTAGCATGCTCTGCTAACTCCATTGAGTTTATTTGCTCGTCTTTTGTCTTGCATTGTCGAAATTTCTCGAACATGTCAAGAAGATCTTGGTTCTCCTCGAACAGTctggaaaatttaaatacaatttagatAGCGTTATGGAGACatattgaagaaaatattgtatttgttaatatacTGTACAAAACGTATGATAAAACCAATTTACTTTTGACAGTTGTACACAAGTAAAATATTCGTATTATGTTGTATTTTCgtcttttttgtatatttttataaatacatactacTTAGCTACAAGTCGTAATtcgtagttatttatttatgacaatgatataacaattacagcaaatatttaattgtttcaatgtgtaatttaaatatatgtcaataaatcttataaatgaCAACtgtcaaaagaaaaaaaaatgtgttaattaaatttcaagggttcaattaattcaaaatgtaaAGTTAGTTAAAGTTAGCTAAGTTTAACAAAGTTTCAGATTTatcttatgttatttatattgccaTCCTCCATAGTTAGAGAAAGATGACTTAGTTAAACGTTGAAGTGGCgataatttaagataatttagtttatgttTGGAGACTTTAGGTATGTTTGAGTCGATGAACGTTTTGAAGTAGTTACAAAGTTTGTCTTTGACACTTTGCAGTAAATTAACTTAGTACAACACGAGTTGGTATTATGTGTTTATCACATAGTatacgtaaaatttatttaatttaatcaaaattatttattattttaattctagtgaattgattgatttaatGCTGGTTACATTTAACCAAACGATGTAAGTAGATTATCCTGAGTTCGATTTCCAGTGTGTTAAAACAAGAAAAGTATGATAGGAAACTGGACCACTGAAACAACATTCCATGGCTCAATATAAGTTAAATCACCGAGCCGTCAATTTACAGACCAAAATAATTCGGTTTTACacttaatatgaaatttataatttaatttaaaaaggaaaCCTTTAATGATAACTTCAAAACAATTgattagtaaaattttatgtatattacttgatataaggtttaaataatatacatttaaaacaaatgattactaaactttataaaattagtcACAAATGAATACGAAaacattatatgttataaattgtgtaaaaggattaatttattattttataaatcaccaGACGGAAAAAATAGAAGCGAAGTTATCTTTTACTACAAAGGAAACATTAGCTAAcagaattacattaaaatttgatcGTGCCATAGTTAACTTCGCGTGAGCAAgagttaattgtattttaattaaatttaattaattaatatctcaTACTTAAACgtggttaattaaattacttaccttttagcataacttatttattaattaatatttattgaataaagtcTTTACATATGAGCAAACCCCGTTTATCTTCGCTCAGTTTGGGGGCAAAGTGATGGGGCAATTTCGATAATTGGAATCGATAAAAAACTACTCACCCACTAACATATCAAAAGatcttatacataaataacagaGCCCTGCAGctatagtattttttgtttttgaaatagattttttttacctcTCTGCAAAATTGACGTTATTGATCAAAATCCCATAAAAGATGCTTGCTTTAAAAGGGACGTACGACACAGACCACAGCTTAGAATTGTCTGACtgtacttattatataagtaaaatgaatgattaacaaaataaatgattaagaaAATCGGTAGTCAAAAAAACcgattttataacaaattagaTGACttgaaaaaagttttatcGACTAATTTATCTGAAGCATCATCACTAACTTGCCCCCAAATTGAGTGTTAGATAACGGGGTCTACATATGAGTAATTTAATAACCTTGAACATCAGCAAATTTATGATGGATTCTCCTGTGGCTTAAGAGATTTCCGAATAGAGAGCAAAAAGTATTCGATTTATATAAGaactacaaattattttaaaataaacatttatatttaattacatacatgtCCAAATAGCAAACGCTATTGTTAACACAAAATTATACTGGTCTCTTTCATAAATTTGCATATAATTTAGGATGTTTAATTAAGACTATAGGAGATTGATTTATACAGTGTCGAGTTTATTTGCATTGCGGTTTTCATAATAgcatttaatagttaattttaatgagtGCTTTGAACGTGTGCGTAATGTGAAGTATTCTCATTCATAAATTCAGACATAATTAATTAGGTTTTATTGATACAATGGCTAGTGATAAGgctttaagaaatatatttacttatttattcattagtaGTAGCGACAAGAAGAATGTGTGATCTCGATAATAGGTGCTGGAGGACGTATACAAACAAAATGCttacaattaataagtttacaaagtaaatattactaaagaataagaaaatatataattatatatcttaaaaagAAAGTGATAACAGAATGCCCTTCCTGTAATCGGATGGGCAGTACCAGAACATATTAAGATTGCACAGTCAAGCCATTCTGTATTTAGtagtcaataaattaaatttaaatagatacgaatttataatacaattgtattaaatacctcCATCTCTCTCTGAGAcgattttatacatttatatttcatgtttGATCTAAGTAGATCAAATTTAggtattaagaaatatttttaatttaatttatgtatttgttggTTTTAGATTTATCTGATGTACTCAGAGTCGTCCATTAAATTAAACGGTTAAGTCAGcttaatatctaaataatagcTTTAAGTTAATCATCATTTAACTCATGGAACtacaattacaaatacatggatGATTCTGAGTAAAAGTTCAacatattatcttttttttaaagtttgagTGATCCCTGTTTTTAAGGGTTTTCATAAGAAGtttttgaaaagtttttaGTAAAGAAGAGTTTTTTGGTTATGAATAGCCAATCGGAATAAAAACTTACTCTCATTTCGTGATATCTTGAAAGATATTTCTTACTTCTCGAGAAACTGTTGATTGGTCTTGGAAAAcgcacttaattaaaaataactcggCACTATATCCAATAAATcatacatttttcataaaattttttaCCCGTAAGtttttcaaactcaaactgaaaataattttattaataggtaATCAAGTACACACTTATGAAAGTCCACAGGTTATATATGTCACAAGATATATGTTTAATCGAttctaaattttcatttacaagCTACAGTCGCCTATgaactttgattttcttatatgcctttaaaaacaaatattatagctataacaataattaattctcacaatattaattcaccgattttgttttatattttccataaGGCCATCCTGCCTCTTCATATATTATACGGCTATTTAGGATTGGAGTCTGTCACAAccgtttcatttaaaaatttaaaagcaacacacataaatacacattcgatgaatagaaaaaaagatgttataaagaaaataaagagtT contains these protein-coding regions:
- the LOC110991913 gene encoding neuroglobin → MGCQLGKLASSERRSGDAVLSEGPPPKTDPRLPLTAKQKYSMVASWKGISRAMEKTGICMFIKLFEENQDLLDMFEKFRQCKTKDEQINSMELAEHANNVMNTLDEGIKGLDDLDNFFQFIHQIGASHRRIPGFKVEYFWKIEAPFLAAVESTLGDRYTPNVENIYKITIKFILQTLVDGYEKAAKASNST